One window of the Candidatus Neomarinimicrobiota bacterium genome contains the following:
- a CDS encoding helix-turn-helix domain-containing protein: MTAINELHQIIFFHRKQAQLSREELAELAGVGKTVIYDLENGKKTVRWSTITTVLHALNIKIQFQSPLMDEYEKISNKNT, encoded by the coding sequence ATGACAGCAATTAATGAATTACATCAAATAATATTTTTTCATAGAAAACAAGCTCAGCTGAGTCGGGAAGAACTGGCTGAATTGGCTGGTGTTGGTAAAACAGTCATATACGATCTTGAGAATGGCAAAAAGACTGTTAGATGGTCAACAATAACAACAGTTCTTCACGCATTGAATATAAAAATACAATTTCAAAGCCCTTTAATGGACGAATATGAGAAAATCTCTAATAAAAATACATAA